The Chelonia mydas isolate rCheMyd1 chromosome 3, rCheMyd1.pri.v2, whole genome shotgun sequence genome includes a region encoding these proteins:
- the AFTPH gene encoding aftiphilin isoform X3: MEPDIIRMYSSSPPPLDNGADDDDDEFGEFGGFSGVGTSGVGFADFDAPDYCNSKEEFIPTNHFMPIHDYSDNGDSLATFNSVKNGKVKDCTAELPKPAKELSDISTNTSKEKCKSRTSGTSFDVNLEDVKRIGEQKENIGKAEGFSSEGIRTDMKVTGQDQQIDTCNGEKLPCLEILTNGFAALDSVNPQGIEDLDSVSDSKGRKTTSTHSTELSLDSLPSPAEDFADFAAFSNNETIHLEEPGHKICKVFNEREALNVQENHIINRVAQQSITKEVSSDRSYEYEGEIYTEDEQACISETSLVDDEVGSNCEQDPTALEHNDFIICSTPQTTEISMGTTENAENTGRRKYCDIGNSKELDFSRANDSSETESINFTKIQNPTSDPAEETDLGDSEDVKNGESSIEFLSCSDTNENDFCTVSGASPAFISDTQESVNDLSLEESSEQSAHFSEPSGEFGDFRDISIVLTVDKQRLGHSELNQTLEYRATNMLSDLEVPPLAELENGENSEFGEFDSVPKPQDECSAIQDSDDFADFSSAGCNEAAEWNAFEDEQKESCCWAAFGDEQAAESHYRKETWQSHRTDPSLSIGSPVIHQTDGVALASLEGAVSRQESAPSIQTTLLSRLERMFEVCFPSIPVLETEEEIISLSLFLEASNKQMRTGETLANSGELMEVWTELQDIHDSYGLRYQWGGSHSNKKLLCSLGIDTRNILFTGNKKQPVIVPMYAAGLGMLEPTKEPLKPISAAEKIASIGQTTPVSPEMSTCTSDQFQVWIQSCMS, from the exons ATGGAACCAGACATAATTCGGATGTactcttcttcccctccaccACTTGACAATGgcgctgatgatgatgatgatgaatttgGGGAATTTGGTGGATTCTCTGGTGTTGGCACTTCTGGCGTAGGTTTTGCTGATTTTGATGCACCAGACTACTGTAATTCAAAGGAGGAATTTATACCCACAAACCATTTTATGCCAATTCATGATTACTCTGACAATGGAGATAGCCTTGCAACTTTTAACTCTGTTAAAAATGGTAAAGTTAAAGACTGCACTGCAGAACTTCCTAAACCCGCTAAAGAACTCTCTGATATATCAACTAATACcagcaaagaaaaatgtaaatctaGAACTTCAGGTACTTCCTTTGATGTAAATCTGGAAGATGTAAAGAGAATAGGGGAACAAAAAGAGAACATTGGGAAAGCAGAGGGTTTCTCCTCTGAAGGCATTAGAACTGATATGAAAGTTACAGGCCAGGACCAGCAAATAGACACTTGTAATGGTGAGAAACTCCCATGTCTAGAGATTCTAACAAATGGTTTTGCAGCACTGGATTCTGTAAATCCTCAGGGAATAGAAGATCTGGACAGCGTCAGTGACTCAAAGGGACGAAAAACTACTAGCACTCATAGCACTGAGTTAAGTTTAGACTCTTTGCCTAGCccagctgaggattttgcagatttTGCTGCATTCTCAAACAATGAAACAATCCATTTAGAAGAACCAGGACATAAAATATGCAAAGTTTTTAATGAAAGAGAAGCACTGAATGTACAGGAAAACCATATAATAAATAGAGTGGCTCAACAAAGTATTACGAAGGAAGTGTCTTCAGATAGAAGCTATGAATATGAAGGAGAGATTTACACTGAAGATGAGCAGGCTTGCATTTCAGAAACCAGTTTAGTAGATGATGAAGTTGGTAGTAATTGTGAGCAAGACCCTACAGCACTGGAACATAATGACTTCATCATTTGTAGCACACCTCAAACAACTGAAATTTCAATGGGCACtactgaaaatgcagaaaacactgGAAGGCGAAAATATTGTGACATTGGGAACAGCAAAGAACTTGATTTTTCTAGGGCTAATGATTCTTCAGAAACAGAAAGTATCAACTTTACTAAAATTCAAAACCCCACCAGTGATCCTGCAGAAGAAACTGATTTGGGTGATTCTGAAGATGTAAAGAATGGTGAAAGTAGCATTGAATTTCTGTCTTGTAGTGATacaaatgaaaatgatttttgcaCAGTCAGTGGTGCATCTCCCGCTTTTATTAGCGATACTCAAGAGTCAGTGAATGATTTAAGTTTAGAAGAATCTTCTGAACAATCTGCACACTTCAGTGAGCCAAGTGGTGAATTTGGTGATTTTAGGGATATAAGTATTGTGTTAACTGTTGACAAACAAAGGTTAGGTCACTCTGAACTAAATCAGACATTAGAATATAGAGCTACCAATATGCTTTCTGACTTGGAAGTCCCACCTcttgctgagttggaaaatggAGAGAATAGTGAATTTGGAGAGTTTGATTCAGTGCCAAAACCTCAAGATGAGTGCAGTGCTATTCAGGACTCTGATGACTTTGCAGACTTTAGTTCAGCTGGGTGTAACGAAGCTGCAGAATGGAATGCTTTTGAAGATGAACAGAAAGAAAGCTGTTGTTGGGCTGCTTTTGGAGATGAACAAGCTGCTGAATCTCATTATAGAAAAGAGACATGGCAGTCACATAGGACAGATCCATCTCTTAGTATTGGCAGCCCAGTGATCCATCAGACTGACGGTGTTGCTTTGGCATCTTTAGAGGGAGCTGTCAGTCGGCAAGAATCAGCACCTTCAATTCAG ACAACGTTGCTAAGCCGTTTGGAGCGAATGTTTGAAGTTTGCTTTCCTTCCATACCTGTTCTTGAAACAGAAGAAGAGATAATTTCCTTGAGCCTTTTTCTGGAAGCAAGCAACAAACAGATGAGAAcaggggagactttggcaaacagTGG GGAACTTATGGAAGTGTGGACAGAGCTGCAGGATATCCATGATTCGTATGGATTGAGATATCAGTGGGGTGGCTCCCACAGCAACAAAAAGCTTTTATGCTCCTTGGGAATCGACACAAGAAATATT